The following proteins come from a genomic window of Diorhabda sublineata isolate icDioSubl1.1 chromosome 7, icDioSubl1.1, whole genome shotgun sequence:
- the LOC130447107 gene encoding general transcription factor II-I repeat domain-containing protein 2A-like has protein sequence MAKAFEDSKMAEKFQSVPLSHQTIQRRIVAMEEFFDICPLYGTTKGKDIYEAVKKAVDRIGGFDKSSAIATDRAPSMTGEKTGLVGLLRENGVTCPAIHCIIHRGALCGKSVKFFKPQLRQCLMETEAEYGDLLMYNHVRWLSAGKCIERFFALKKEIPAFLNEYVLSDTTELERKLKDPEFLRHLAFLTDLTNHLNSLYLSLQGRNQTVSDLIRKINGFRNKLSVFKHALEKNNLTYFPSCLQLAEEFNSEENIEFSCCSSQIQQVIVEFNTRFEVIESLKSSLLLYNNPFGAIIEYQPPDLQIELCDLQADMFLITRQEKGHEFFKLLSKEKFPNLRDFGLKITSMFGSTYRCESAFSSMKYIKNHNRSNLTDSSLRRLMRLSTTELEVDISSLVDEADRPQSSH, from the exons ATGGCCAAAGCTTTTGAAGATTCTAAAATGGCGGAGAAATTTCAATCAGTGCCACTTTCTCATCAAACCATACAAAGAAGGATAGTTGCTATGG AGGAGTTTTTTGATATCTGCCCTCTTTATGGAACGACTAAAGGAAAAGACATCTATGAGGCTGTGAAGAAAGCAGTTGATAGAATTGGAGGTTTCGATAAAAGTTCAGCCATAGCAACAGACAGGGCCCCATCAATGACAGGTGAAAAAACTGGATTAGTTGGTCTGCTTCGAGAGAATGGTGTTACTTGTCCTGCAATCCATTGTATTATACATCGGGGAGCTTTATGTGGAAAATCAGTCAAGTTTTTCAAACC GCAACTTAGGCAGTGTTTAATGGAAACAGAGGCTGAGTATGGAGACTTGCTAATGTACAACCATGTAAGGTGGCTGAGTGCAGGAAAATGCATTGAACGGTTTTTTGCCTTAAAGAAGGAAATTCCTGCATTCCTCAATGAATACGTTTTATCGGACACAACTGAACTGGAAAGAAAGCTTAAGGATCCAGAATTCTTAAGACATTTAGCTTTTTTAACAGATCTAACTAATCATCTTAACAGTTTATACTTGAGTCTTCAAGGAAGAAACCAGACGGTTTCAGatttaattcgaaaaataaacgGATTTCGGAATAAGCTGAGCGTGTTTAAACATGCTTTGGAAAAGAACAACCTGACATACTTCCCTAGCTGTCTGCAACTAGCAGAAGAATTCAATAGTGaggaaaatattgagttttcatGCTGCAGTTCACAAATTCAACAAGTTATTGTTGAATTCAATACAAGATTTGAAGTAATCGAAAGTCTCAAAAGCAGTTTACTGCTTTATAATAATCCTTTTGGAGCAATCATTGAATATCAACCACCCGACTTACAAATTGAGTTATGTGACCTTCAAGCTGACATGTTCCTAATCACCAGACAAGAAAAGGgacatgaatttttcaaattactgtcTAAAGAGAAATTTCCAAATCTTCGAGATTTTGGACTGAAGATTACATCAATGTTCGGAAGCACATATAGATGTGAAAGTGCCTTTTCCTCCATGAAATACATTAAAAACCACAACAGAAGCAACCTCACCGATTCTTCCTTACGTCGTCTCATGAGACTGTCTACAACTGAACTGGAGGTAGACATTTCCTCATTGGTGGATGAAGCCGATCGACCACAGTCTTCACATTAG